One window of the Octopus sinensis linkage group LG3, ASM634580v1, whole genome shotgun sequence genome contains the following:
- the LOC115209284 gene encoding splicing factor 3B subunit 6, which translates to MAMGRKGNVRLPPEVNRILYIRNLPYKITTEEMYDIFGKYGAIRQIRLGNTAETRGTAYVVYEDIFDAKNACDHLSGFNVCNRYLVVLYYQAVKAFKRIDQDKKKDDIDKIKTKYGLSTPENKK; encoded by the exons GTGCGGCTGCCGCCGGAGGTGAATCGGATATTATATATTCGAAATTTACCCTACAAAATCACAACTGAAGAAATGTATGATATATTTGGAAAATATGGAGCCATACGACAAATTAGACT TGGTAACACAGCTGAAACCCGAGGAACTGCATATGtagtatatgaagatatatttgaTGCAAAGAATGCTTGTGATCATTTATCTGGTTTCAATGTATGCAACAGGTACCTTGTGGTACTATATTATCAAGCAGTGAAG gctTTTAAACGAATTGaccaagacaaaaagaaagatgatattgataaaataaaaacaaaatatggatTAAGCACACCAGAGAACAAGAAATGA